From Aquarana catesbeiana isolate 2022-GZ linkage group LG05, ASM4218655v1, whole genome shotgun sequence:
GATCGAAGATGAGATCAGCAACCTCTTCCCTTTCTTCAAGGGGGATTATCGGGGCTGGAGGGACTCTGTTCGACAtaacctctcctccaatgattgctTCGAAAAGGTAAGGACTTGTTGCTCCTAGGATGTGATGGCGGTGATGGGCTCTTAAGGTTCTCTACATACTgcagccaagtaaaaaaaaaaaaataggtgcagATTCTGAGAAACGACTTTTCTGATCATTGTAAATAGGTCACAGGGTTTTGTTACCCTGACCTGTAATAGATTTGTGTGAATCTGCTGTGCTGGTTTATGCCTCTAACGTCTTCTCCCTCTTTTGCAGATCCTGAAAGATCCGCTGAGGCCGAATGGTAAAGGCAACTACTGGATAGTGAATGTGAGCCGGATTCCCGCCGCAGCCATGAAGCTGCAGAACACGGTGGTCACCCGCCAGGAAGCCTACCCTCATGACCTGGCTCCTTATATCCTGGATGGACATCCTTACAGACCTTCCACTTTTCATAACCCTCATCCTCCAATAGAAAATACTGCGGTCAGAGCAGAAGCAGAGGCTCAGTCCTCAGGACCAACCCAGCCCCCTAGTGTACATCCCGCCTCAATTTTCCCAGAGATCTTATCGAACCTTCCAACATCATACACAACATGTGTGGCCCCTAATGTGGTGGCCCCTCCTAGCATACACCCTCTGCAGCTTTACCCCAACTTCGCACTCTCTCTACGTAATTACATGCCTTCCCCATACTCAAGCTCCACCTGTGCGGAGCGGAGGGATGTCTACTCTCCCAATGTGATACCTCAAATGTCTCCCCAGCCTAGACCCTCTGAAGCCAGGAATTCCCTGTCAGATTTCCCTCCCAATACAGCAATCTTTAATGTCCCCATATATCCCCCACCCGGGAGCTACATGTCACCTCAAAACATGTATGGGCAGCAGTTATCTCAAGGTGgggcttacgggcagcatttatctcagggtggtgcttactggcagcatttatctcagggtggtgcttactggcagcatttatctcagggtggtgcttacgggcagcatttaacTCAGGGTGGCACATATGGGGAACATTTATCTCAGGTCGGGGTGTACCCAGAGTACGGACCCAACGGTTACTGATTGGCCAGATGCTGAGACAAGGCTGGTTTTGGGCCGTTCACTTTTGTCCCAAGGACTAGCTGCACTTGAAGGCTTACCTGATGACATTGGCACCAGtggtaatttagtcgactaaaataacactattttagttgactaaaacagttcagatggctaaaatacaactaaaactgaaatggcattttagtcaaaagacaaagattaaaaattaacactggttggcacTCAACTCGGCATGTGGCCCAGCGGAGGTGGCACCAACCAAGACATACAGTCCAAAGGcattggaattggatcacatgtatatataacaatcattttgtatcttgtctgattatattcacttgaaataaatttgaatttttgttttactgAAATTTGGCATCAATGTTGTAATTGTCTACATGGGTATCAAGATTAGAACTAGTAAAATagtctgaaaaatgtatatatcaactGTATAGTAATGACATTTCAGTATTTGTCTAATGCTGGTGAATTAATTGCCCTGACAGGGTCTTGTATCTCCCGATTTTGCACACTTGCTGTCCCCATTATAAAGGGTTCCCAACTTCCCACCATCCCGgcaccatttttaatttattttatgttatggagaatgtgacagaaggcatcaaaacacaaatgttttatatatgagatttgtaatgaaataacaatttccatctttataaagattCCTGCGGGTGTATTGGTTGTATTCGGAATTCCTCGGCTCATGTCTAGTTATAATAGAAGCAGTGGCATCGCAATGGGGGGGCAAGGTGGGGTGCAGCCTGCACTGGGTGATACCTGCCAGAAAGGTGACACTGGGGCCGCCActacacagtgcactatattgtatgcacttgcagagctgcagagGTGCGGTGAGAGTGGGACATGTAGCCGTGCGAGGGAGGTAGTCAGTGAAGCTAACCCTCGGGGATCTtcaatatctccttcagctgcagttGGGGGCCGGAGCTGAGGTGTGTGGCTGCCTCCTCTACTCCTCCCACACACTTATTCACTCTCGCGGCTGAAGGAGGAGAAGAGGTGAAGACACAGCAGCCCCAAGTGTCTTAATCTCTGCAGCTATGCTGTAATTtcctgcaaactgccctatacctccccaacctgccctatacctccccaacctgccctatacctccccaacctgccctagaccagcccaacctgccctatacctcccaacctgccctatacctcccaacctgccctataccaccacaacctgccctatatcactacaacctgccctgtaccaccccaacctgccttataccaccccaaactgccctataccaccccaaactgccctatacctccccaaactgccctatacctccccaaactgccctatacctccccaaactcccctatatcaccccaacctgccctataccacccccaacctgccctataccatcccaacctgtTCTATACCCCCCAAActgccatataccaccccaacctgccctatatcacctcaacctgccctatacctccccacaCTGTCCTATACCACTCCAGCCTGCCCTTTttcaccccaacatgccctataccacccaacctgccctagaatgaatccagagatggacaacaaaatggtgaaagtTCTGAGGGATGAaacatcaggagagacttcaggaacttacagtttggaggaaagaagggaaaggatggatatgACGACCTTTAAactcataaagggggtgaataaggttcaggagggcaggattttcaatatgaagccaagtttaagaacacggggacatggccTCAAAACCAGATGAAAGAAAGTTCTACACTAATCTTAGAAAGgcttggaacagactttcagaagAGGTAGCGAGTCAGTCAACAGTCAGCCCCTGTTCATATTAGAGCgacttgacaggtcaaatcgcatgacaagttgcatcctatTTCCAGCCATCACTCTGTTCAAACCAGTGCGACGCCgactcatgcaaattggatgcggtgtaaagcgcatccaattcgcatatatgtgaacgcaGCCTAAATCTTCCCTAATGTGTTTAAAATTACTGGGTATATAATTCTCCAGCTTTGCATCCCTGTGCCATATCCTTTTTCCACCATATTttcatcagtataaaaaaataatttcaaggcATGTCTATCATAGATTTAGAATAGCAGTTTCATTATTGGGGTGTCAAACTAGTTAAACAAAAAGTTCTGCAAACAGCAAGAGCAATAAAGCAGCTTCAGTACTGACCCCCATCAATCATTATACCAACATTTAATAAGTCATTAactcattattaattattaataataatcaattaatatgtattcgtagtttttacccatttaatattacatctagacacacagacacatagaagagtgaggacagaaaaaaaagaccaagttctccatcaagtctgccccacttttttcatttagatctacagtatatctatattttaattttttttagtatagatttatgtttgtcccaagcatttttgagatgcatgtttgaaaatctattatcagttattgacctcccatgttatatggagtcctactgagtgtgttttttatcaaaaacattttttcctgcaaaatgctgtCTTCTTATCTGTCATCTTAACATAACGGAATTGTTCTACTTATAGATATAATATGACATAATATCATataggtatttatatttttatattaaattcTGAGCATaagacactcctgatccctgcattctgagagcaacaccctccttaaccctgcattctgagcataacacactccttaaccctgtttactgtctttttatttttgtttggtggggtgcttcagaattccctgcctataggctcctgagatgtaaatccagccctgcctgcaaatcgcatcagactgcacaaaaagtagtgcGTGCGCTGgcaccacattctggtgtgaaccggccccaacaacaggacactgtgcccggtgatctttgacttcatcagtgttgttcaagtagatctccatctgtctaaggttgcctacccctgccttagagccttTTCAATCCCTTTTGCTCCCTCAGAGTCCCCCAAGATCCCTTTAGTTCCATGCACCAACTCATTCCCAACTGGGAAatatgtttcctcagtccctttcattCCATCAAAAGTTAAACTCCTGGGGTCTTTttacacccctgatatctcaccagcaAGACAACAGccttatgaaaaaaaatgtaaacaattatttttaaaaaatgttttaaaaaataggtcaaaaatcgaactaagggctttttcacacgcttgctcagtggggatcgctccgccggtccccgctgagcaggaagatgaccggTCTGTCTctacacactgtgcagcgacggacctgtcagagcgccgctctcccctatgggggatcagatgatgacggaccgtagtgtccaccgtcacccgatccgatccgaaaatggatggaaaagtagggttttcttccgttacacttttcggatcaaaGCGGGTTGAAagttagcggacatgtcaccgctgacatccgacgctccataggaattcatgtatgtccgtttttcatccgaaaatggaaggatgaaaaacggacatacggatcgtcagtgtgaaagagccctaaaagttctaatcagcctaaaaagccgcgcccaatatgtagcataatttagccatgCCCACTGTTTGCCACGGCACATGTAGCACGCTGCAGGTCACCATCTTCATTGTTGGGGCcccaatgcattactttgcccaggggcccatgatgctattaagatggcactgggttatagtggctcctgtggtgacaaCGCTGGATTTAAGGATCTAAGCTGGATCTAATGATctaagctagatcccttcttccagacataggcgCCCCATAGGAACCTTGTTCTGAACTGATGGGCAGTGAGGACAAGGGTGAGAAGTAGtccaagtggttaaaatggctggGTGGAGAAAATCATGGGAGTAAGTGTATgtactctgaggctgggttcacatatatgccaattggatgtgtttttaaccgtatccaattcgcataacatgtgagtgtgaccggctttcaatggagccggtacacacatgtCCGGTGCTGGCTTCAGTGCCGTTTTGAAAAGGGTCTTGTGCATTTTTGGGtcaggttcaggtgcaaattcaaagAAAAATTTGCACCTGTATCACACCTGAACCGGAGAACCGAAATGCACAGGACATCGGACTGCAATCCACAGCCACAAATACACTATataagcaaaagtattgggacgcctgcctttacacacacatgaactttaatggcatcccagtcttagtccgtagggttcaataccgtgtttccccgaaaaaaagcccgggtcttatattaattttggcaacaaaagacacagtagggcttattttcggggtaggtcttaccatg
This genomic window contains:
- the LOC141146109 gene encoding forkhead activin signal transducer 3-like; protein product: MDCPQHSWDPLYNQVPEPHSMDRILAEVENCPGEANGGPKKPDTTDQLSKKSKKSKKSKKSKKSKKKNYQRYAKPPYSYLAMIALVIQASPKKKLKLKQIEDEISNLFPFFKGDYRGWRDSVRHNLSSNDCFEKILKDPLRPNGKGNYWIVNVSRIPAAAMKLQNTVVTRQEAYPHDLAPYILDGHPYRPSTFHNPHPPIENTAVRAEAEAQSSGPTQPPSVHPASIFPEILSNLPTSYTTCVAPNVVAPPSIHPLQLYPNFALSLRNYMPSPYSSSTCAERRDVYSPNVIPQMSPQPRPSEARNSLSDFPPNTAIFNVPIYPPPGSYMSPQNMYGQQLSQDSCGCIGCIRNSSAHV